The nucleotide sequence AAAAACGGGCGCCGCCGCATCCACGAGCGGCGCGAATCCGCGCGAATGTAGACACGTAGGGCGGCTTTCCATAGCCGCCGAAAGCAGTGGGGAGCCGCACGTGGGGAGTTGTAACCACGAATGACGCGAATCCACGCGAATGGGGAACGTGCGTGGAGAACGTGCGATGCACCTCCGAGGTGCGTCGCACGTTGGGAGTTGTAAACGCGAATCGCGCGAATCCGCGCGAATGTAGACACGTAGGGCGGCTTTCCATAGCCGCCGAAAGCAGAGGCAGGTACGAAAACCTGCCCTACCCTCTTTGCGTTTCATGCTGCCGCTCATCGGCCTGATAAGTTTTTGCAGAAATACATGCCTATTCATGGATGGAAGCCATTGACAGGATTGTTATCTTTCGTGTACAATATGGGCACACACCACACCTGTTTGGCCTGCCGATGGGAGAGCGGCAGTGGCGGAGGGGGAACTATGCTGCCTTCGGCTATCCTCGGGTTGGTCAACAATGCGGCATTACTCTTGGCGCTTGGCGTGCTCTACGATCTGCCGGGGTTCGGCCGCCCGCGCGGTAGACCCTCTCTTCGGCAGGCGGCCACCGGTCTCGCCCTGGGCGGCATGTGCGTGGTCATCATGCTCAACCCGTGGCAGTTCGCCCCGGGCGTGATCTTTGACACGCGCTCGGTGCTGCTGTCGCTGTCGGGCCTTTTCTTCGGACTGTTTCCCACGGCGGTGGCGGCGCTGGTCGCCGCGGCCTTTCGGCTGTACCAGGGTGGCGCGGGCGCGTTGACCGGCGTCATCGTGATCGTCGTATCGGGGGCTATCGGTGTCCTGTGGCCGCGCGTGCGGCGCAGGACTGTGCACGAGATGCGCCGCCGGGAACTCTACCTGTTCGGTGTGGTCGTGCACGTTGCGATGCTGCTGTGCATGTTTACACTGCCGTGGCCGCTGCATCTTCAGGTTCTGCCCGCCATCGCTCTGCCGGTCATGCTTATCTACCCTGTGGCTACTGCGCTCATGGGCTGGCTTCTGACCAACCGCGAGCGGCGCCAGCGCGCCGAGGCCGACCGGCAGGCGGCCCTGGATGCGCTTCGGGCGAGCGAGGCGCGGTTCCGCGAACTCTTTGCACGCATGAGCAGCGGCGTAGCCGTCTATGAGGCCCTGCCCGATGGCGCGGATTTCATCATCCGCGACCTCAACGACGCGGCGGTCCGCATCACCCGCGTGAAGCGCGAGGACGCGATAGGCCGCCCTGTTACGGAGGTCTTTCCCGGTGTACGCGATTTTGGCCTGCTGGATGTGTTCCGGCGCGTGTGGAAGACCGGCGCGCCCGAGCGCCACGCCGCTGCCCGATACGTGGACGACCGCCTCGCCTTTTGGGCCGAGAATCATGTGTACAAACTCCCCTCAGGAGAAATCGTGGCCATCTTTGACGACATCAGCGAGCGCCGCCAGGCCGAGGCCGCCCTGCGCGACAGCGAGGCCCAACTCCGCGCCGTGTTCCACAGTTCCGCGGACCTCATCACCATCGCCGACATGGACACCGGCGTCTATCCGGATGTGAACGACGGCTTTCTCCAGGCGACCGGCTACGCCCGCGACGAGGTCATCGGCAAGACGGGCGAGGACCTGCGTCTGTGGTGCGAACCGGACCAGCGACGCGAGGTGATGCGGCGACTGGCCCAGGGCGAGGCCGTGCGCAACGAAGAGGTGTGGTTCCGAAAAAAGGACGGGACAGAGTTCGTGGGCCTGCTCACCGCCGAGATCATCCATGTTGCGGGGCGCGCCTGCCTGTTGTGCGTGGTGCGCGACATCACCGAGCGCAAGCGCGCCGAGCAGGCCCTGCGCGAGAGTGAGCAGCGCTATCGGTCGCTGGTGAACCTGTCGCCCGATGGCATGTGGGTTCATCGGTACGGGGAAATCCTGTTCGCCAACCGCGCCGCGGCGGAGATGTTCGGCGCGCAAAGCCCCGATGACCTCATCGGCAAGCAGGTGCTGGACTTTGTAGCGCCGGAATTCCACGAAATGGTTCGGGAACGGATGATGCGGGGGCAGGAGGAGCGGGAGCCCCAGCCGCTGATTGAGGAGAAACTCCTTCGCCTGGACGGGACCGAGTTCTACGCGGACGTGTGCTCGGTGCCGATTGAGTGGGAGGGCGCGCCGGCGGTGCAGGTGATCATCCGCGATACCACCGAGCGCAAGCAGATGGAGGAGCGGCTGCTGCAGGCGCAGAAGATGGAGGTGGTGGGGCGGCTGGCCGGCGGCATCGCCCACGACTTCAACAACATCCTCACCGCCATCACAGGCTACGCCACCTTCGCGCTGGAGGCCCTGCCCCCGGGCGACCCCGTGCATGCGGACGTGGAGCAGGTGATCCAATCGGCCCAGCGCGCCGCCAACCTGACCCGCCAACTGCTGGCCTTCTCGCGCCGCCAAATCATTGAGCAGCGCGTCATCAACCTCAACGACCTGATCCTGAACCTGGACAAGATGCTGCGGCGACTTATCGGCGAGGACGTGGAACTGGTAACCATCCTGGGCGAGGGCCTGGCCCGAGTGAAGGTCGATCCCGGCCAGATAGAGCAGGTCATCGTCAACCTTGCCGTCAACGCCCGCGACGCCATGCCCGACGGCGGCAAACTCATCGTTGAGACGGCGAACGCGGCGCTGGGCGCGGAGTATGCCCACCGAC is from Chloroflexota bacterium and encodes:
- a CDS encoding PAS domain S-box protein, coding for MLPSAILGLVNNAALLLALGVLYDLPGFGRPRGRPSLRQAATGLALGGMCVVIMLNPWQFAPGVIFDTRSVLLSLSGLFFGLFPTAVAALVAAAFRLYQGGAGALTGVIVIVVSGAIGVLWPRVRRRTVHEMRRRELYLFGVVVHVAMLLCMFTLPWPLHLQVLPAIALPVMLIYPVATALMGWLLTNRERRQRAEADRQAALDALRASEARFRELFARMSSGVAVYEALPDGADFIIRDLNDAAVRITRVKREDAIGRPVTEVFPGVRDFGLLDVFRRVWKTGAPERHAAARYVDDRLAFWAENHVYKLPSGEIVAIFDDISERRQAEAALRDSEAQLRAVFHSSADLITIADMDTGVYPDVNDGFLQATGYARDEVIGKTGEDLRLWCEPDQRREVMRRLAQGEAVRNEEVWFRKKDGTEFVGLLTAEIIHVAGRACLLCVVRDITERKRAEQALRESEQRYRSLVNLSPDGMWVHRYGEILFANRAAAEMFGAQSPDDLIGKQVLDFVAPEFHEMVRERMMRGQEEREPQPLIEEKLLRLDGTEFYADVCSVPIEWEGAPAVQVIIRDTTERKQMEERLLQAQKMEVVGRLAGGIAHDFNNILTAITGYATFALEALPPGDPVHADVEQVIQSAQRAANLTRQLLAFSRRQIIEQRVINLNDLILNLDKMLRRLIGEDVELVTILGEGLARVKVDPGQIEQVIVNLAVNARDAMPDGGKLIVETANAALGAEYAHRHPGMEPGDYVMLAVTDTGVGMTDEVKAHLFEPFFTTKEPGKGTGLGLATVYGIVKQHGGNIYCDSEPGKGTTFRIYLPAVEAEAERLPRRDEEGFIPGGTETVLVVEDEAMVRDILTRTLREQGYRVLEAMDGEHALRVADEYAGEIHLLVTDVVMPQMNGQELSERLAAVRPGIKTLFVSGYTDNAIVRKGILKPGVAFLQKPFTAAALARKVRQVLDLDDMGL